A section of the Roseomonas marmotae genome encodes:
- a CDS encoding creatininase family protein gives MVALTKPKVHMGTLTGGEGREAYAKNPIILLPMGSHEDQGPHAPMGDYLLAEKVAELAAIRATEAGTPTFVAPVLPFGGADWFGPMIGGIAISQATLTSVITDMVASLHRNGLTRIIVINGHGGNVGPIAEVARTLWQEKKLVLPSLYLWRIGYGLLPGIVGAEKAKAVSGHGADPLTSIGMHLFPELIRQDLIPEGKALKNDSVLGLPYTGLGTASFDGAEVGLPMEYDDTYHLGVAKGDPKLCSAETGAALVEKLTDICARFAQHFASKVKA, from the coding sequence GTGGTCGCACTGACGAAGCCCAAGGTTCATATGGGCACGCTGACTGGGGGAGAGGGCCGTGAGGCCTATGCGAAGAACCCCATCATCCTCTTGCCCATGGGCAGCCATGAGGACCAGGGCCCGCATGCCCCGATGGGCGACTACCTGCTGGCCGAGAAAGTGGCCGAGCTGGCCGCCATCCGCGCCACCGAGGCCGGCACGCCGACCTTTGTCGCGCCTGTGCTGCCCTTCGGTGGTGCCGACTGGTTCGGGCCGATGATCGGCGGCATCGCCATCAGCCAGGCGACGCTGACCAGCGTCATCACGGATATGGTGGCCAGCCTGCACCGCAATGGGCTGACGCGGATCATCGTCATCAACGGCCATGGCGGCAATGTCGGCCCCATCGCCGAGGTCGCCCGCACGCTCTGGCAGGAGAAGAAGCTGGTGCTGCCCAGCCTCTATCTCTGGCGCATCGGCTACGGGCTGCTGCCAGGCATCGTCGGTGCCGAGAAGGCCAAGGCTGTCTCCGGCCACGGCGCGGACCCGCTGACCAGCATCGGCATGCATCTCTTCCCCGAGCTGATCCGCCAGGACCTGATCCCCGAGGGCAAGGCGCTGAAGAACGACAGCGTGCTGGGCCTGCCCTATACGGGCCTGGGCACCGCCAGCTTCGACGGGGCGGAGGTCGGCCTGCCGATGGAATACGACGACACCTACCATCTCGGTGTCGCCAAGGGAGATCCGAAGCTCTGTTCGGCCGAGACCGGCGCCGCGCTGGTGGAGAAGCTGACCGATATCTGCGCCCGCTTCGCGCAGCATTTCGCCAGCAAGGTGAAGGCCTGA
- a CDS encoding O-antigen ligase family protein produces the protein MTSSSAPDAPFRWATPSLPLMAGALLAPLAAVLQSKAMTPLGLLSLVACIALARWRGGRWPWPGGAPLWAGLALGGWGMLSALWAIDPRRSLSEGAVLAGMVLLAGAAAAAVRQDEPGQRRRLGLAVLLGLAIGLGAALFDHLSGNALRAAVRGLREVPPELAFGLKPAASVMALMLPLLAGAALPGRWRAAALLLGMAILLALPGDTAKLAALAGVATAALVALWPRTMPRFLAWALAAVVLATPPLLGPATGLLGPRVESLPPSGIHRLLIWDFALQRAAEKPLAGWGMESSRAIPGGQGQPDPSRLAVTRADLRAWFAQPHLRLLPLHPHNGPLQIRLELGWIGTLIAAAGLLLLGLAAARCAMPAAATGALASGFVTFYASFGVWQNWWLCVAAMALAIAAGLPVRR, from the coding sequence ATGACCTCTTCCAGCGCCCCGGACGCTCCCTTCCGCTGGGCCACGCCCAGCCTGCCCCTGATGGCGGGTGCTCTGCTGGCGCCCCTGGCGGCAGTGCTGCAATCCAAGGCCATGACTCCACTGGGGCTGCTCAGCCTGGTGGCCTGCATCGCCCTGGCACGCTGGCGCGGTGGCCGCTGGCCCTGGCCAGGTGGCGCGCCGCTCTGGGCCGGGCTGGCGCTGGGCGGCTGGGGAATGCTCTCGGCCCTCTGGGCCATCGACCCGCGCCGCAGCCTTTCGGAAGGCGCCGTGCTGGCCGGCATGGTGCTGCTGGCCGGCGCAGCCGCCGCAGCGGTGCGGCAGGATGAGCCTGGGCAGCGCCGCCGCCTGGGGCTGGCGGTGCTGCTCGGCCTCGCCATCGGCCTGGGCGCCGCCCTCTTCGACCACCTCAGCGGCAATGCGCTCCGCGCCGCCGTACGGGGGCTGCGAGAGGTGCCGCCCGAGCTCGCATTCGGCCTGAAGCCCGCCGCTTCCGTGATGGCCCTGATGCTGCCATTGCTGGCGGGCGCCGCCCTGCCGGGCCGCTGGCGCGCCGCCGCGCTGTTGCTGGGCATGGCCATCCTGCTGGCGCTTCCGGGCGATACCGCGAAGCTGGCGGCCCTGGCCGGCGTCGCCACCGCCGCGCTGGTGGCGCTGTGGCCACGGACGATGCCCCGCTTCCTGGCCTGGGCGCTCGCAGCGGTGGTGCTGGCGACGCCGCCACTGCTGGGGCCCGCGACGGGGCTCCTCGGGCCAAGGGTGGAAAGCCTGCCGCCATCCGGCATCCACCGGTTGCTGATCTGGGATTTCGCGCTCCAGCGCGCCGCGGAAAAGCCGCTGGCGGGATGGGGGATGGAATCCTCCCGCGCCATCCCCGGTGGCCAGGGGCAGCCGGACCCGTCCCGCCTCGCCGTCACGCGCGCGGATCTGCGGGCCTGGTTCGCCCAGCCGCATCTCCGCCTGCTGCCGCTGCACCCGCATAACGGGCCATTGCAGATCCGGCTGGAACTGGGATGGATCGGCACGCTGATCGCGGCGGCGGGGCTGTTGCTGCTGGGGCTTGCCGCCGCGCGTTGCGCGATGCCGGCTGCCGCGACCGGTGCCCTGGCCTCGGGCTTCGTCACCTTCTATGCCAGTTTCGGCGTCTGGCAGAACTGGTGGCTCTGCGTGGCGGCGATGGCGCTGGCCATCGCCGCCGGGCTGCCGGTGCGGCGCTAG
- a CDS encoding dipeptide/oligopeptide/nickel ABC transporter permease/ATP-binding protein gives MKMLWKNRLLIPGAIVGIILLLAIAAPVLGLADPVRQDIANRLAGPSPGSPLGRDEFGRDVLSRLIWGARTSLGVAFASALIAGIIGTAFGLIGGWFRGLGEILTVRSMDIILCFPPVLLALLVVTLMGPGAGTLVLVLSILYLPGFARVTYAEVLSARSLDYVEAVRALGAPTPRILFRTVLPNVAGPVLVQLSLAVASAVVLESGLSFLGLGVVPPAPSWGLMIRGARATMEQAPMLLLWPCAALTLTILAMNLLCDGLRDAVDPRTPAAGRRTRLIDRVLPGLLPAPAPRTDAVLEVQNLTVQIDTPRGPIRPVQEVSLSVRPGETLAIVGESGSGKSVTATAVMGLLPPVAVPVEGHAWLEGKDLLRLAEPELRALRGGAMAMVFQDPMSSLNPVHTVGAQVVEAIQAHQRISSAEAWAKAEELFRRVGIADPVKRLRVYPHEMSGGMRQRVMIAMAIANRPKLLICDEPTTALDVTVQAQILDLLNDLKRETGMGMIFITHSLGVVAEVADRVAVMYAGQVVEQGSVEEVFVNPLHPYTRALLAAVPEGEEPPAGIPGIVPPPHAFPIGCRFAPRCSFATAACEAAPPPLEDLREERQVRCIRWHELTPTEAVA, from the coding sequence ATGAAGATGCTCTGGAAGAACAGGCTGCTGATCCCGGGCGCCATTGTCGGGATCATCCTCCTCCTGGCCATCGCCGCGCCCGTCCTGGGTCTCGCCGATCCGGTGCGGCAGGATATCGCCAACCGCCTGGCCGGACCTTCGCCCGGCTCTCCGCTAGGCCGGGACGAATTCGGCCGTGATGTGCTCTCCCGCCTCATCTGGGGCGCGCGCACCAGCCTGGGGGTCGCCTTCGCCTCGGCGCTGATCGCCGGCATCATCGGCACGGCCTTCGGGCTGATCGGCGGCTGGTTCAGGGGGCTGGGCGAGATCCTGACCGTGCGGAGCATGGATATCATCCTCTGCTTCCCGCCCGTGCTGCTGGCGCTGCTGGTGGTGACGCTGATGGGGCCGGGCGCGGGCACGCTGGTCCTGGTGCTCTCCATCCTCTACCTGCCGGGCTTCGCGCGCGTGACCTATGCGGAAGTGCTCTCCGCCCGCAGCCTCGACTATGTGGAGGCTGTGCGGGCGCTGGGTGCGCCGACGCCGCGCATCCTGTTCCGCACCGTGCTGCCCAATGTCGCCGGCCCGGTGCTGGTGCAGTTGTCGCTGGCCGTGGCCTCCGCCGTGGTGCTGGAGAGCGGCCTTTCCTTCCTCGGCCTGGGCGTGGTGCCGCCGGCTCCCTCCTGGGGCCTGATGATCCGCGGCGCGCGCGCGACCATGGAGCAGGCGCCGATGCTGCTGCTCTGGCCCTGCGCGGCGCTGACGCTGACCATCCTGGCCATGAACCTGCTCTGTGACGGGCTGCGTGACGCCGTCGATCCCCGCACCCCCGCCGCCGGCCGCCGCACGCGGCTGATCGACCGCGTGTTGCCGGGTCTGCTGCCGGCCCCCGCGCCGCGGACGGATGCGGTGCTGGAGGTGCAGAACCTGACGGTGCAGATCGACACCCCGCGCGGTCCGATCCGTCCGGTGCAGGAAGTCTCGCTCTCGGTCCGTCCTGGCGAGACGCTGGCCATCGTGGGCGAGAGCGGCTCCGGCAAGTCGGTGACCGCCACGGCGGTGATGGGCCTGCTGCCGCCCGTGGCGGTGCCGGTGGAAGGCCATGCCTGGCTCGAAGGCAAGGACCTGCTGCGGCTTGCGGAGCCGGAGTTGCGCGCTTTGCGTGGTGGCGCGATGGCCATGGTCTTCCAGGACCCGATGAGCAGCCTGAACCCCGTGCACACCGTCGGTGCCCAGGTGGTCGAGGCCATCCAGGCCCATCAGAGGATTTCCTCGGCTGAGGCCTGGGCCAAGGCCGAGGAACTCTTCAGGCGCGTCGGCATCGCCGATCCGGTCAAGCGGCTGCGGGTCTATCCGCATGAGATGTCCGGCGGCATGCGGCAGCGCGTGATGATCGCCATGGCCATTGCCAACAGGCCGAAGCTGCTGATCTGCGATGAGCCGACCACGGCGCTGGACGTGACGGTGCAGGCGCAGATCCTCGACCTGCTGAACGACCTGAAGCGCGAGACCGGCATGGGGATGATCTTCATCACCCACAGCCTGGGCGTCGTGGCGGAAGTCGCCGACCGCGTGGCGGTGATGTATGCCGGCCAGGTGGTCGAGCAGGGGAGCGTGGAGGAGGTCTTCGTCAACCCGCTGCACCCCTATACCCGTGCGCTTCTGGCGGCGGTGCCGGAGGGCGAGGAACCACCGGCCGGCATTCCCGGCATCGTGCCGCCGCCCCATGCCTTTCCCATCGGCTGCCGTTTCGCGCCACGCTGCTCCTTCGCCACCGCCGCCTGCGAGGCCGCTCCGCCGCCGCTGGAAGACCTCCGCGAGGAACGGCAGGTGCGCTGCATCCGCTGGCATGAACTGACGCCCACGGAGGCCGTGGCATGA
- a CDS encoding ABC transporter ATP-binding protein, giving the protein MNAPLIEAVGLSKTFAGKGFFRKSKPVQAVKHIDATVARGEAVGVVGESGSGKSTLGRMMLGLMPATEGTVRFDGKSMNDASRAEWRRLRRRMQIVFQDPYGSLDPRRRVGEQIADGMSIHGLLPAEKRRQRVAELLNKVGLEAAHAQRFPHEFSGGQRQRIGIARALSTGPDFLVADEPVSALDVSIQAQVIQLLGELRRDLGLAMLFISHDLPVVANLCDRVMVMYLGRVMEEGPARRIFASPVHPYTRALLSATPMLDPARRAKRILLPGDPPSPSNPPSGCVFRTRCAHARDACAEVVPELRAFDGPDRRVACIRAEEIA; this is encoded by the coding sequence ATGAACGCGCCGCTGATCGAAGCCGTCGGGCTGTCCAAGACCTTCGCGGGCAAGGGCTTCTTCCGCAAGAGCAAGCCCGTGCAGGCGGTGAAGCATATCGACGCCACCGTCGCGCGCGGCGAGGCCGTCGGGGTGGTGGGGGAGAGCGGTTCCGGCAAGAGCACGCTGGGCCGCATGATGCTTGGCCTGATGCCGGCCACAGAGGGCACCGTCCGCTTCGACGGGAAGTCGATGAACGATGCCTCCCGCGCCGAATGGCGGCGGTTGCGCCGGCGGATGCAGATCGTCTTCCAGGACCCCTATGGCAGCCTGGACCCGCGCCGCCGCGTGGGCGAGCAGATCGCGGATGGCATGTCCATCCACGGCCTGCTGCCGGCGGAGAAGCGGCGGCAGCGCGTGGCGGAGCTGCTGAACAAGGTCGGGCTGGAAGCCGCCCATGCACAGCGCTTCCCGCATGAATTCTCCGGCGGACAGCGGCAGCGCATCGGCATCGCCCGCGCGCTGTCCACCGGGCCCGACTTCCTGGTCGCGGATGAGCCGGTCTCGGCGCTCGACGTCTCCATCCAGGCGCAGGTCATCCAGCTGCTGGGCGAGCTGCGGCGGGATCTCGGGCTGGCGATGCTCTTCATCAGTCATGACCTGCCCGTCGTCGCCAATCTCTGCGACCGTGTGATGGTGATGTATCTCGGGCGGGTCATGGAGGAGGGGCCGGCACGCCGCATCTTCGCCAGTCCCGTGCATCCCTATACCCGCGCGCTGCTTTCCGCGACGCCGATGCTGGACCCGGCGCGGCGTGCCAAGCGCATCCTGTTGCCTGGCGATCCGCCCAGCCCGTCCAACCCGCCCTCCGGCTGCGTCTTCCGCACGCGCTGCGCCCATGCGCGCGACGCCTGCGCCGAGGTGGTTCCGGAACTGCGGGCCTTTGACGGCCCCGACCGGCGGGTCGCCTGCATCCGGGCGGAAGAGATCGCCTGA